GATTCCGAGACACCTAAGTATGCGTATCACAGATGGGAAGGTAAAGGCTTGAGCTCCAACTTTGGAGCCTCCTCAATCGATGGTTTAGGTTGTTTAATGTCAATGGCCTATCGATTTCCTCAAATCTCTTCAACCTATTGACATACTGGCATGTCATGTTCAAAACTTGTACAATTTCTTCCACCAGctcatcctcctcttcttcttcatcaattAAAGCTCTTCCCAAAGGATCTTTAGACACCATGTATGGTGTTATGCTTGCCAATTCAATATCTACAATTGTGATCATGGCCAAATCTTCGTAGTGTGCTGGCAATTTAAGTGCTCGGTATACATTGAAGACCTCCATCTTGTCACCCACTCTCATGGTCATTTGTCCTTCACATACATCAATAATTGCGTGACCCATGGCTAGAAATGTTCGTCCCAAAATAAATGGGACTTCCTGACAGGCTCGTAATCCAAGATGACAAAATCAGCTGGGAATATGAATATTCCCACTTAGACCAACACATCTTCAATGACTCCCTCGGGGCTGGCTAATGATATATCAGCCAAATGCAATACCACTGTAGTCAGTCGAGGATATCCCAAGCCTAGCTGTCGAAATACAGACAACGATATCAGGTTTATGCTTGATCTAAAATCACACAATGCTCGCCCAACCACATATTTTCCaattgaaatttgaattgtgAAACTTCCTGGGTCCTTCAATTTAGGAGGCAGCTTATTCTGAATTCTGGAACTACACTCCTCAGTGAGTGCTACAGTCTCGAACTTAGTTAGTTTGTGCTTGTTTGCCACAATTTCCTTGATGTACTTTGCATACTTTGGCACTTCTTGCAGAATGTCCACCATTGGAATTTTAATCTGCATCTGTTTTAAAATATCAAGGAACTTCTTGTACGCTGCATTATCTTTCACTTTCTACAATCTCTAAGGGAATGAAGGGGGTGGCTTCGCAACTATTGGTTGTTGTTGCTTTGCCATGACCTCTTTAATTGGATTCTCCAACTCCTTTGCAGTTTCCGATTCGATGGGGTATTTTTTACTAAATGTCACTTGCTTTCTCTTATTCGATGGGACTTCTTCTAATTCTCTGCCATTCCTCAATGACACAACACTAATAGGGTCCTCAGGATTAGCCTCAGTGTCGCTAGGTAATGCTCTTGCTGGTCTGGTGTTCTGGGCACTGGCGAGTTGCCCCATCTGTCGCTCTAAATTTTGAATAGCAATAGCTTGATTCTGATTAGTAGCCATAATCTTCTTGAGCATCTCCTCAATATTACCCATCCAATTTGCGGATTGATATGCTTGTGGTGGCCGAAACTATTAGTATTGACTTTATGGTTTGAACTGATTCTGATTACCTTGATTTCCTCCCCATGAGAAATTTGGGTGGTTCCTCTAAtttggattataagtattacCATACTGGATTCGCTGGACAGGCATCACTGGTATGACCCTCGCCGCAGACTTCGCAAAACACCTGCACCTGCTCTACTGGTTGAACCTGTTGCATTGGTGTAAATTGATGTTGGTTCTGGGTCATGTTCATCTTGCTGATTTGATTTGCTAAAGATGCTTCCTGTGCAGATAGTGCTGGTATTGAAGTCGATAAGGCCAAGGTGGAGGAAATGGAAAGACTACCACCACTTATCTATGTTAAGGGCATCCAGAGCTTCTTGGAACATGCAGGTTTTTATAGatatttcattaaagatttttcaaaaattgctaatcccttgtgcaagttgctagaaaagGATGTTGcattcaagtttgatgatgcctgTCTAAAGAAATTCGAGGAGCTGAAGTTGAAGTTGGTGTTTGTGCCAATCATTATCGCACGTGACTGGAGTATGCCCTTTGAGTTGATGTGTGATGCGAGTGACATAGCAATTGGGGTTGTGCTTGGACAGAGAAAGAACAAAGTGTTTCATTCAATCTACTATGCCAGCAAGACCCTAACTGATGCACAACTCAATTACACCATGACGAAAAAAGAACTGTTGGCAGTTGTCTATGATTTTGACAAGTTTCGGTCCTACTTAGTAGGAACACATGTGATCGTGTACACGGATCATGCGGGGATCAGgtatttaatttcaataaaagATTCTAAGCCAAGACTAATTAGATGGGTACttcttttgcaggaatttgaCTTGGAAATCCATGATCGGAAGGGCACAGAGAATCAGGTGGCTGACCACTTGTCAATGCTAGAAAATCATTAACATGTGGAAAAAGGAGGGGTGATAAAGGAGACGTTCCCAGATGAGAAACTCTTTGCAGTCATACATGATCCGCCACCATGGTATGCAGATTGTGTAAATTTCATAGTGAGCGGAGTACTTCCTCCAGAAATGCCACCTAAAGGGAGGAAGTGATTCCTACATGACATAAACTACTATTTTTGGGATGATTCATTCTTGTATCGGCAATGTGCTAACCAACTAATGGGGAGATGCATTCCGGAGAAGGAGGTGGAGCAGCTTTTGTATGATTGTCACTCTGCACCTTATGGGGGGCACCATGGTGGTGATAGAACAGCTACAAAAGTTCTACAGACGAGATTTTATTGGCCGACTCTATTTAAAGATGCCCATTCATTTGTGAAGAAGGGTAATCGGTGTCAGGGAACTAGAAAAATCACTAAAAAATAAGATGTCGCTTACGAACATTCTTGAGGTAGAGATTTTTGATGTTTGGGAGAtcgattttatgggaccattcccatcgTCTAGAGAAAACAAATACATCTTGTTAGCAGTGGactatgtgtctaagtgggtggaggccattgcttTACCTACTAATGATGCAAAGGTGGTGGCTAATTTTGTCAAGAAGAATACTTTTACACGTTTCGGGACTCATCGAGCTCTGATAAATGATGAAGGTACACATTTTTGCAACAGACTTTTGAACAACCTTCTAgcaaaatacggagtcaagcaTAGAGTTGCCACCGCATATTACCCTCAGACGAGTGGGCAAGCAGAGGTATCGAatacagaaagaaagaaaattttggagAAAACGGTCAGTGCAAATAGGAAAGATTGGGCTGCAAGGTTGTATGATGCTCTATGGGCGTACAGAACTGCATATAAGACACATATTGGTACCTCGCCTTACAAGTTGATACATGGAAAAGCATGTCACCTTCCAGTTGAGCTAGAACACAAGGCCTTTTGGGCCGTCAAAAAGCTCAATATGGATATGGAGTTGGCCGGTGAGGAAAGATTCTCCAACTCAATAAGCTAGATGAATTCAGGCTAAATGCATATGAGAATGCCAAgctatataaagaaaagaccaaaagGTAGCATGACAAGCACATCAAGCATCGCCATTTCGAGCCGGGCCAGTTGGTATTACTATTCAACTCCAGGTTGAAGTTGTTTCCTGGAAAATTAAAGTCGAGATGGACTGGACCTTTTGAAACAGTGCGTGTGACACCATACGGGGCTATAAAGTTAAGAGCGACAAATTCCGAGAGAACGTTCTTGGTTAATGGGCAAAAAATCAAGCAGTATTGAGGTGGTGACATGGATCATCACAAGTACTCAATTGCACTGAAGGATGCGTGAAGAACGTGTtgtgtcgtgtcgcgacgttaaatgaggcgcttcttgggaggcaacctaagcattttcttttattttcgtagTTTACTAATTTCTCCcattcatttttgtatttttgatttttattttttttgggagttccttaattattttacttttttttaggaattaatttgtGTATGtatttatcaaaaattaaaaaaaaaaaaaaagaaggtctGGGTTTGGGAAAacagggtggatgcgtcgcatcccccAGAGCGCTAAAAATTAGAGGGCAAGTTGCGCTAGGCAATGAAGTCTGCCCATAGCGCCCACAGCAGCATCCGTGCAAAAGGTTGGAGAATTAACTGTGATGTGTTGCGTCCGAGCTCGTGCACACAGGTAAGTGTTATATTTTAACACTTCACACGCCTAAACCCCCCAAAATTCCTCTTCCCAAACCCTTCCTCTTATACCCACTTGAAACCACCGCAACTCCCCTCCCTCACACCACCACTGCCTCACCTCAAACGCAACAGGTACGTGCTTCTTCATCCTcgtcttttctctctcttctctctatccTCTTTGTAAGGTGGCAGAATCCCACCCAATTCCCCTATATTAAGTTTCAACAAGTCTTCTCTCACATGAACATTAAAAAAAGGGACTTAAAAACTTTCGAGGTTCTTGTTGCTGTCCACTATTGGTTGTTGATGAGTgagagatgataaactataaatCCCTTCATCTCGTTAATTTTGTGAGGGTATTTGAATTGCTCAATAGTTAGAAAACACTAGGCCAAATTGTTGCATCCTACATGTTCGACAAAATGTCTGAGAGGTAAATTTAGGCGCCAgcgaagtctgagtaaccgagcgaCACTAGTATATGCTAGTGAATAAGTGTGGGGTTGTTTGAGCGATTGTGTtatgccccgacctcggggagcgcgaccggtgctcaaccgagataccctggtcaagcaagcctttacaataccttctacccaactcacccaaaAATAAAGAGGAGAATAcctttcattaattagacagtaagagGTCATGAGAATATCACCAGTTCATGTTCATTAGTTACatcattaacaagtctccaaaatagtacattatacaatcatagttaaagtggaacagatgatacgattacaagagatacaggaccccagaatgaagtggggctcaccaagtcagctgaggagagggggtgctgctatcactgattaataccacctgctatggaaccacctgcatccattaaagatgcagcgccctcggcaaatgggacgttagtacatgtcgaatagtactagtacaaAAACCAAATACCTATGCAAGGACttagaaatacaacatgaatattaTGATTCATGGTAACAATAGAAGACTTAGTTAGTTGTTAAATCCATAGCAAATTTTTTAAGagctttcaataacatttataaattcataagtcagggatcctctacaactacctttacacaaagcggccatgccgcctcaccccaacgtatgcgggtggaggtgcaatcacaatactagaaactctacacaaagcatccctcccgcctcaccccaatgtatgcgggtggagatgCATTCACCATGCCACACACTCTACACAAagaggccctgccgcctcaccccgatgtatgcgagtggaggtgtattcacaataacacaactctacacaaagtggccccgccgcctcaccccaatgtatgcgggtggaggtgtattcactaTGCCATACTTCGGattcccaaaatgataatagtTTGTACAAGAGAGTTCCCTTTTAAATCAACcatttggcacctttggccttagcaagtgtaagttcataaggtttcatcatgtgagaaataagtgtttaatcacattgatttcatacaagatctTCTTCCCAAAAGGGGGTATAACATAACTAAGTCaaaaatagagaatcattaacacacGAAGGTTCTAACATGTTATGCCAATCGGGAATCAATTTTACTATTTGAATACCCCACATCAATAGCATTTCAAGTTCGACTACACATGATAGAAGTTTACAAGAATTCGGGAATTCTGACACTAGAAGAAGAGTTTAGAATTTATACCtcgcttttagctttccttaatttACTACACAGTTctgaaaatcctagcaactttgatctatttagagacatagcaaaattgaacacaaattaggaggaTATTCATGTTTTCAGCTCAtgtgagcattttatcaaacactagtttgGCATTATTGTTTCTAGCTTCTCCTATAGGGGATTTTCTTCACCCCACAACCCAAAGTCTATCCATGTGAGTTCAACTACCTTCCCGCAACTCATGaatgtacatgcatgcataaacaACAACCCTCATCCTCAAAACCTTCCTCCCCATTACCTATTCCCAAACAAAATTTCGTAATTGAAGGTTAGggctagaatcttacctcttggttgaagaccttgtgagttttccttgtgaattctccaagtcttgagcaagaattgatgaacaattagcCTGGGGTTTccacctctttctctctctagaacactctcccttctatctaaaatatcagatttctCTTTCAAAATGAGCCCCTAGGGCTTTTAATCAAACTAGGGTcgggtaaaaaaaattaaaaaaaatgaagccccgacacagatctatggtcgcatatgtgaccgcataatacTTTTGTGGTTAGCAAAATGGGCCACAaaatggccctccggaactgggcataCCTGCGTCACTCTGCAACCGGTCTGCagtccgcagacctattctgcagTCGCATGATGCATCGCAGAACTTCCCTCTAGAAATTTTTGTGCTGGGTCTGCGATgggttatgcggcccgcaaagtgattatgcggccacataatggaCTGCATAATGGTCCCATAAAATTTCCCTAATTTCTAACTCAGTCTGCGGCAGATCTGCGATCCATAGATCAGTTCTACGACCACAGAATGGGCCGCAAAAAATGCCCAGCACTTCCAAAAAATTTCTTCATCTCCCCaacgcattgttcaacccaaaaagtctgaatcCCTATAAtcgtcaacacataagtctacttCGACACCACGAAACCACGGGTTTTAGgtaaacttttacggggccttacatccttccccacttaggataatttgtcctcgaatgagggtcaaaatccatCAATAGCACCCAATGTGACTTCAGCTACTATAACACACACCTGCAGTTTCAATTTTTGACTAACTctccaaattttcaaaaatttcgccagagtttcccccgtaactgggcctatccacctgttagagaaccctagaaaccaatcctaacaacatgtACATGAACCAATGacgtaacataacataaaaataacgGCAACCGTGGCCTCACGGGCATTATAccacaaaaataaaaaggaacacccttaacatcaactgtacaaatgatacataattcatagaaggtaaactcttaacactttcatagaacacaactttataaatatatgactattcaaacaaatgagggtatttcttcttcatttcttcctcggcctcccaggtggcctcttcgacttgttggtttcgccataaaactttcacggaggcaatctctttattcCTGAACTTgcaaacttgcctatcaagaatggcaactggaatttcttcataattcaattcttcattaacctcgaTAGTCTCAACCGAAACAATAAGTGatggatctccaaccaccttcttcaacatggatacgtgaatgattctgtacggtccgacatacctcgaactcaatttccctttcatACCAAATCACAGTATACCCTTCATAGggaaaaccttcaagaatacccaatcatcttctttgaactccaaatccctacgacgtaTATCCGAATAAGACTTCTGACGACTTTGGGTAGTTCTCAACCGTTCTGTAATAATCTTAACCTTTTCTACAGCCTAAttcacgaggtctggccctatcaactttgcttccccaatctcgagcCACCAAATGGGAGAtttacatctcctaccatataaagcctcgaacggtgccatctggatactagcatgataactgttgttgtaggcaaattatATGAGCgaaaaatgatcatcccagctacccctgaTGTCAAGAACAAAagctcgcaacatatcctcaagtatctgaatagtccgctctacctgcctgttagtctgcgggtgaaaggttgtatTAAGATTCAACCGTGAACTGTGCCCCCCGATCTGAGATAATAAAAATTGGAGTGCCAtgtaacctgactatttccttgatatacaactaagcatactgttccgctgtgtcggtagccttaacaggaAAGAAGTGTGCTAATTTCGTAAGtcgatccaaaatcacccaaatcgagtcaaacttgcgaggtagtcctaccacaaagtccatattgatcatctcctaTTTCCACaatggaatttctatgttctgtgccaacccacccggcctttggtgttcggccttcacttgttgacaatttggacatcttgccacaaagtccgctacatttctctttatatcattccaccagtagacttccttaagatcatagAACATCATTGTAGAACCCGGGTGCACGAAAtatctagaagtgtgagcctcggtcatgattctttcgcGGAggccatccacatttggaacacatagacgcccttggtaccttagggtaccatcatccaCGCCAAGAGAAAatgccatggtcttatgtttatgaattccctccTTCAATTATTCCaataatggatcgttgtattgcttctccttgacttccaccacaagcgacgattcagccctattttgcacaatcaccctcCCTTCACTATAGtccacaagacgaactcccaaactagccaccCAATTAACTTCCTTGGCTAAcagcctttgatatgcctccaagtgagccaaactacccatatatttccggctaagagcattcgctacaacattagccttccccggatgatatagaatatcgatgttgtaatccttgagtaacttaagccatcttctctgcctcagcttcaattccttctgttttaaaatatattgaagactcttatggTCCGTTAATATATTCATATGGACCCCATATagaaaatgacaccaaatcttcaatgcaaataccaccgccgcaagctctaagtcatgtggtAGATAGTTAtattcatgattcttgagtttcctagaagcataagctataaccttgccattttgcattaatacacacccaagtccgattcTTGAAGAATCACAGTATACCACAAACCCAATTGTACCCTCGggtagggtcaacaccggtgttgtaattaatcttgatttcaactcttgaaagctcctttcacaaatatctgaccattggaacttaaccaccttctgtgtcaatttagtcaatggagagtcaagagtagagaacccctccacaaacttcctgtaatatccaggtaagcccaagaaactgcgaatctctgttggggtAGTAGGTTTAGGCCAATTTTTCACAGCTgaaatcttctgaggatcaacctcaaTTCTTTATTTAGAGATGACATGTCCCAAGAAcatgacagattcaagccaaaattcacatttcaaaaactttgcatataatttgtgCTGATATTGAGTCTgtagaactgccctgagatggtctgcatggtcctctcgacttcgcgaatatacaaggatatcgtcaataaacacaatcacaaaagagtcgaggaacAACTTGAAAACTCGGtccataagatccatgaaagctatCGGGGCATTTTGTAGGGTCGgtaaaaaaattaggaaaaatgaagccccgacacagatatgcgatcgcataatattTCTGCGGTCCtcaaaatggaccgcataatggccctctgGAACTGGGCACccctgcctcactttgcgactggtatgcggtccgtagacctattctgcggttgcataatatGCCGCAGAACTGCCCTCTGGAAATTTTTGTGCTGGCTCTGCAATgggttatgcggccgcataatggtccaaaacAATTGCCCAAATTTCTGCCTCAGTCTGCGGcagatctgcggtccgtagaTCTTAATGGGCCGCATAAAATGCCCTGTACTTCCaaatattttcttcaactccccaatgctctgttcaacccaaaaagtctgaaacCCTACAATCGTAAACACATAAGTCTactttggcaccacgaaaccctgggTT
The sequence above is drawn from the Nicotiana tabacum cultivar K326 chromosome 13, ASM71507v2, whole genome shotgun sequence genome and encodes:
- the LOC107829537 gene encoding uncharacterized protein LOC107829537; amino-acid sequence: MQIKIPMVDILQEVPKYAKYIKEIVANKHKLTKFETVALTEECSSRIQNKLPPKLKDPGSFTIQISIGKYVVGRALCDFRSSINLISLSVFRQLGLGYPRLTTVVLHLADISLASPEGVIEDVLV